A single window of Candidatus Deferrimicrobium borealis DNA harbors:
- a CDS encoding heme-binding protein, translating into MSLEDAKKIAAGAAAEARKNKWNLDIAVVDDGGHLIYFERTDGTLLASADLAIGKARTAVAFQRPTKALEDALNSGQYAILSYPNAIPLEGGLLIVVDGKIVGGIGVSGRKPSEDAQVAKAGVDAFSK; encoded by the coding sequence CTGTCGCTGGAGGATGCCAAGAAGATTGCCGCCGGAGCGGCTGCTGAAGCCCGGAAGAACAAATGGAACTTGGACATTGCTGTCGTCGATGATGGAGGCCATCTGATCTACTTCGAGCGGACTGACGGGACACTGCTCGCAAGCGCGGATCTCGCGATCGGGAAGGCTCGAACCGCGGTGGCATTCCAACGGCCGACAAAAGCTCTCGAAGATGCCCTTAACAGCGGGCAATATGCGATCCTGTCCTACCCGAACGCCATACCCCTCGAGGGCGGTCTGCTGATTGTCGTGGACGGGAAGATCGTGGGTGGGATCGGTGTAAGCGGTCGCAAGCCCTCGGAGGACGCCCAAGTTGCCAAGGCGGGAGTCGACGCGTTCTCGAAGTAG